From a single Bacilli bacterium PM5-9 genomic region:
- a CDS encoding hypothetical protein (product_source=COG5341; cog=COG5341; pfam=PF07009; superfamily=117125; transmembrane_helix_parts=Outside_1_9,TMhelix_10_29,Inside_30_129) produces MQLKLNKYDIILTILTIIIAFALLVFVLSKNNDSVAKVGKVYYENNIVHTFDLNDNKQEFFEIEATNGLVKIEKKDGKIRVINETSRNNICSIQGWSNSTINPIVCLPNNLYIKIENSEANDEVDVFIK; encoded by the coding sequence ATGCAGTTGAAATTAAATAAATACGATATCATTTTGACAATTTTAACAATTATTATTGCTTTTGCTTTGTTGGTGTTTGTTCTTTCAAAAAATAATGATAGTGTTGCTAAGGTTGGTAAAGTTTATTATGAAAATAATATTGTTCATACATTTGATTTAAATGATAATAAACAAGAGTTTTTTGAAATTGAAGCTACAAATGGCTTAGTTAAAATTGAAAAGAAAGATGGAAAAATAAGAGTTATTAATGAAACATCAAGAAATAATATCTGTTCAATTCAGGGCTGGTCTAATTCAACAATTAATCCGATTGTCTGTTTACCTAACAATCTTTATATAAAAATTGAAAATAGTGAAGCTAATGATGAAGTGGATGTGTTTATCAAATGA
- a CDS encoding thiamine biosynthesis lipoprotein (product_source=KO:K03734; cath_funfam=1.10.437.10; cleavage_site_network=SignalP-noTM; cog=COG1477; ko=KO:K03734; pfam=PF02424; superfamily=143631), whose translation MKKKILFLFSLLFIFGCQANLEKHSESFLSFDTYIEFTSYTNSESEFDEYYKFTKTSFEKYHKLFDAYNNYSKINNVKTINDNAGKKAVVVDDELFNLIEKSKKMYLDTKQKNNIALAPVILEYKKIMDEYEKNKDIKNPSLSKLNKLNKCTNIDNIVLNYNEKSVYLKKACAKIDVGSVAKGYTSSIIARQLEEKGMKSGIINAGGNVVLIGKKDNKKDYSIGIANPNDPSNYKVIIKESNTNIVTSGDYQRYYIIDGIKYNHIIDSDTLKPANINKSVTIILGDGLMADYLSTECFMLDLKDIDVLSKQFSFEYVVIDKNDKITISEGLKDAVEIK comes from the coding sequence ATGAAAAAGAAAATATTATTCTTATTTAGTTTATTATTCATATTTGGTTGTCAAGCAAACTTAGAAAAACATTCTGAGTCTTTTTTGTCGTTTGATACATATATTGAATTTACTTCATATACAAATAGTGAGAGTGAGTTTGATGAATATTATAAGTTTACTAAAACAAGTTTTGAAAAGTATCACAAGCTTTTTGATGCATATAACAATTATTCTAAAATAAATAATGTAAAAACAATTAATGATAATGCAGGCAAAAAAGCTGTGGTTGTTGATGATGAATTATTTAATTTAATTGAAAAATCTAAAAAAATGTATCTTGATACTAAACAAAAAAATAATATTGCACTAGCACCTGTAATTTTAGAATATAAGAAAATTATGGATGAGTATGAGAAAAATAAGGATATTAAAAATCCAAGTTTAAGTAAATTAAATAAATTGAATAAGTGTACTAATATTGATAATATTGTTTTAAATTATAATGAAAAAAGTGTATATTTAAAAAAAGCCTGTGCAAAAATTGATGTTGGAAGTGTTGCAAAAGGATATACAAGTAGCATAATCGCAAGACAATTAGAAGAAAAAGGAATGAAATCTGGTATTATAAATGCTGGTGGTAATGTTGTATTAATAGGTAAAAAGGATAATAAAAAAGATTATAGTATTGGTATTGCTAATCCAAATGATCCAAGTAATTATAAAGTTATCATTAAGGAAAGTAACACAAATATTGTAACATCAGGAGATTATCAAAGATATTACATTATAGATGGTATAAAGTATAATCACATTATTGATTCTGATACTTTGAAACCAGCAAATATTAATAAGTCAGTAACAATTATATTAGGTGATGGTTTAATGGCTGATTATTTGAGTACAGAGTGTTTTATGCTTGATTTAAAGGATATTGATGTTTTATCAAAACAATTTTCATTTGAATATGTTGTTATTGATAAAAATGATAAAATTACGATAAGTGAAGGGCTAAAAGATGCAGTTGAAATTAAATAA
- a CDS encoding Holliday junction DNA helicase RuvB (product_source=KO:K03551; cath_funfam=1.10.10.10,1.10.8.60,3.40.50.300; cog=COG2255; ko=KO:K03551; pfam=PF05491,PF05496,PF17864; smart=SM00382; superfamily=46785,52540; tigrfam=TIGR00635), which translates to MNRIFDEEETFEETQDLLLRPQYLSEYIGQTTIKNNLKVYIEAARSRNEVLDHVLLFGPPGLGKTTLATIIANEMQGSIKYTSGPAIEKTGDLAALLTGLQPGDVLFIDEIHRLSKNIEEVLYSALEDFCIDIIVGKEESSRSIRVDLAPFTLVGATTRAGDLSAPLRDRFGVVERLDYYSDEELSQIIVRTCRVLEASIDEDAIIDLAIRSRGTPRIANRILKRVRDFAQVKNNSKINKEVVVEALSALGIDELGLDFIDHKIISCIIESFNGGPVGLESLAATIGEESQTIEDVYEPYLLQKKLLKRTQRGRVVSDEGYVHYKNIIKKT; encoded by the coding sequence ATGAATAGAATCTTTGATGAAGAAGAAACATTTGAAGAAACACAAGACTTATTATTACGTCCTCAATATTTAAGTGAATATATTGGACAAACTACAATTAAAAATAATTTGAAAGTTTATATTGAAGCTGCACGTTCTCGAAATGAAGTATTAGATCATGTTTTATTATTTGGTCCTCCTGGCTTAGGGAAAACAACACTAGCAACGATAATTGCTAATGAGATGCAAGGTTCAATCAAATATACAAGTGGTCCTGCCATTGAAAAAACAGGTGATTTAGCTGCTTTACTAACTGGATTACAACCAGGTGATGTTTTGTTCATTGATGAAATACATCGTCTTTCTAAAAATATTGAAGAAGTTTTATATTCAGCATTAGAGGATTTTTGTATTGATATTATAGTTGGAAAAGAAGAATCATCACGTTCAATTAGAGTTGATTTAGCACCATTTACTTTAGTAGGGGCAACAACAAGAGCAGGTGATTTATCAGCACCATTACGAGATCGTTTTGGAGTTGTTGAAAGACTAGATTATTATAGTGATGAAGAACTATCACAAATTATTGTTAGAACATGTCGTGTTTTAGAAGCTAGTATTGATGAAGATGCGATTATTGATTTAGCAATTCGTTCTCGTGGCACACCAAGAATTGCTAATAGAATTTTAAAAAGAGTTAGAGACTTTGCTCAAGTTAAAAATAATTCTAAAATAAACAAGGAAGTTGTTGTTGAGGCATTAAGTGCTTTGGGCATTGATGAGTTAGGTTTAGATTTTATTGATCATAAAATAATTTCTTGTATTATTGAATCATTTAATGGTGGTCCAGTAGGATTGGAATCACTTGCAGCAACTATTGGTGAAGAATCTCAAACTATTGAAGATGTTTACGAACCATACCTTTTACAAAAGAAATTATTAAAAAGAACTCAGCGTGGTCGTGTTGTTAGTGATGAGGGTTATGTTCATTATAAAAATATAATTAAAAAGACATAA
- a CDS encoding Holliday junction DNA helicase RuvA (product_source=KO:K03550; cath_funfam=1.10.150.20,1.10.8.10,2.40.50.140; cog=COG0632; ko=KO:K03550; pfam=PF01330,PF07499,PF14520; smart=SM00278; superfamily=46929,47781,50249; tigrfam=TIGR00084) yields the protein MIGFLKGNILMINKDSLIVDVHDVGYHVLTPLPYEYKINDQVELFIYTHVKEDQLVLFGFKELAQKELFLKLISVKGVGPKTAISILSSINYVKLIEAIDNEDITFIKKIPGIGLKSASQIVLDLKGKFVVDSTNINTDLSDALEALSALGYKDNEIKKIEKELNKEKLSTEEYIKLGLQLLLK from the coding sequence ATGATTGGTTTTTTAAAAGGTAATATTTTAATGATTAATAAAGATAGTTTAATTGTTGATGTTCATGATGTAGGGTATCATGTCTTAACTCCATTACCTTATGAATATAAAATAAATGATCAAGTTGAATTATTTATCTATACTCATGTTAAAGAGGATCAATTAGTTTTATTTGGCTTTAAAGAACTAGCCCAAAAAGAATTGTTTTTAAAACTTATTTCTGTTAAGGGTGTTGGTCCTAAAACAGCAATCTCAATTCTTTCAAGCATAAATTATGTTAAACTTATTGAAGCTATTGATAATGAAGATATTACTTTTATAAAGAAAATACCTGGAATTGGACTAAAAAGTGCTAGTCAAATTGTTTTAGACTTAAAAGGTAAGTTTGTTGTTGATAGTACTAATATTAATACAGATTTAAGTGATGCATTAGAAGCACTAAGTGCTCTAGGGTATAAAGATAATGAAATTAAAAAAATTGAAAAAGAATTAAATAAAGAAAAATTAAGTACAGAAGAATATATTAAACTAGGATTACAATTATTGTTAAAGTAG
- a CDS encoding NAD+ synthase (product_source=KO:K01916; cath_funfam=3.40.50.620; cog=COG0171; ko=KO:K01916; pfam=PF02540; superfamily=52402; tigrfam=TIGR00552): MENYVNYLVKWLQDRVNEANAKGLIVGISGGIDSAVVANLVKLAFPDNSLGLILPCYSSDEDVEHGLCVVKDCMLDYKIVDLDNVYDKLVHQISLEINETSSFQLAKANTKARLRMTTLYAIAQNYGYLVCGTDNACEWYTGYFTKYGDGGVDIAPLIQLTKTQVYELAHYFKINDEIINKPPSAGLIDNQTDEEEMQVSYQELEAYLNNEKVSENAKQRIDFLHNSSNHKRNGIAYPTKKVSEIK, translated from the coding sequence ATGGAAAATTATGTAAATTATCTAGTAAAATGGTTACAAGATAGAGTTAATGAAGCAAATGCTAAGGGTTTAATTGTTGGAATAAGTGGTGGAATTGATTCTGCTGTGGTTGCTAATTTAGTTAAATTAGCATTTCCAGATAATAGCCTTGGTTTAATCTTGCCTTGTTATTCTAGTGATGAAGATGTTGAGCATGGACTTTGTGTTGTTAAAGATTGTATGCTAGATTATAAAATAGTTGATTTAGATAATGTATATGACAAATTAGTTCATCAAATTTCATTAGAAATAAATGAAACAAGTAGTTTTCAATTAGCAAAAGCTAATACAAAGGCAAGACTTAGAATGACAACATTATATGCTATCGCTCAAAATTATGGTTATTTAGTATGTGGAACTGATAATGCGTGTGAATGGTATACTGGCTATTTCACAAAGTATGGTGATGGTGGTGTTGATATTGCACCATTAATTCAATTAACTAAAACACAAGTTTATGAATTAGCTCACTATTTTAAAATAAATGATGAGATTATAAATAAACCTCCTTCAGCTGGTCTAATAGATAATCAAACTGATGAAGAAGAAATGCAAGTTAGTTATCAAGAACTTGAAGCATATTTAAATAATGAAAAAGTAAGTGAAAATGCAAAACAAAGAATAGATTTTTTACATAATAGTAGCAATCATAAAAGAAATGGTATTGCTTATCCAACAAAGAAAGTAAGTGAGATAAAATGA
- a CDS encoding GTP-binding protein (product_source=KO:K03979; cath_funfam=2.70.210.12,3.40.50.300; cog=COG0536; ko=KO:K03979; pfam=PF01018,PF01926,PF09269; superfamily=52540,82051; tigrfam=TIGR02729,TIGR03595) has translation MFVDKVKLSLEAGDGGNGIVAFRREKYVPMGGPAGGDGGHGSNIIFKGDRNLSTLLDLRYNKIIKGKKGENGMSKRCHGKDALPTIIRVPVGTIIKDANDELIADITKDEQEVIIAHGGRGGRGNVRFATNKVPAPDICENGEPGEKMDVIVELKLLADVGLVGLPSVGKSTFLSVVTAAKPEIADYHFTTIVPNLGVVKSDDGNSFVMADLPGLIEGASQGKGLGIQFLRHIERCRVIVHIVDMAAVEGRDPIDDFEKINKELEEYNPSLMKRPMIVIANKLDLDTFEDNYNRFYDKYRDKYEIFKVSTLTHIGLKEVLYRISTLLQENNTIYETFDTVKVYRFEDEDAFEINKEDGVYILSGPKVERLFVMTNFNTEEGIARFARKMRYYGIDDALREKGCQNGDLVRIDDFVFEFIE, from the coding sequence GGTATAGTTGCTTTTCGTCGTGAAAAATATGTACCAATGGGTGGTCCTGCTGGTGGTGATGGCGGACATGGTTCAAATATTATTTTTAAAGGAGATCGAAATCTTTCAACATTGCTAGATTTAAGATATAATAAAATCATTAAAGGTAAAAAAGGTGAAAATGGTATGTCAAAACGCTGCCATGGAAAAGATGCCTTACCAACAATTATTAGGGTTCCTGTAGGAACAATCATAAAAGATGCTAATGATGAATTGATAGCTGATATTACTAAAGATGAACAAGAGGTTATAATTGCTCATGGTGGACGAGGTGGACGTGGAAATGTTCGTTTTGCTACTAACAAAGTTCCTGCTCCAGATATTTGTGAAAATGGAGAACCAGGAGAAAAAATGGATGTTATTGTTGAATTGAAATTATTAGCTGATGTTGGCTTAGTTGGATTGCCAAGTGTTGGTAAATCTACTTTTTTATCAGTAGTTACTGCTGCTAAACCTGAAATTGCTGATTATCATTTCACAACTATTGTACCTAATTTAGGTGTTGTTAAGTCTGATGATGGTAATTCATTTGTTATGGCTGATCTACCAGGTTTAATAGAAGGTGCATCTCAAGGAAAAGGTCTTGGTATTCAATTTTTACGTCATATTGAAAGATGTCGAGTTATTGTTCATATTGTTGATATGGCTGCTGTTGAGGGTAGAGATCCAATTGATGACTTTGAAAAAATTAATAAAGAGTTAGAAGAGTATAATCCATCTCTTATGAAAAGACCGATGATAGTAATCGCAAATAAATTAGATTTAGATACTTTTGAAGATAATTATAATCGTTTTTATGATAAATATCGTGATAAATATGAAATTTTTAAAGTTTCAACTTTGACTCATATTGGTTTAAAAGAAGTTTTATATCGCATTAGTACTCTTTTACAAGAAAACAATACAATTTATGAAACATTTGATACTGTAAAAGTTTATCGCTTTGAAGATGAAGATGCTTTTGAAATTAATAAAGAAGATGGCGTTTACATTTTAAGTGGTCCAAAAGTTGAAAGACTATTTGTTATGACAAACTTTAATACTGAAGAAGGTATTGCTAGATTTGCTAGAAAAATGCGTTATTATGGAATAGATGATGCTTTAAGAGAAAAAGGCTGTCAAAATGGAGATTTAGTAAGAATTGATGATTTTGTTTTTGAATTTATTGAGTAG